The stretch of DNA CAGGGCCTCCAGTCTGCGACCTGGGTTCAGGTGTACCGCCACCGGGCCACCGAGCGGTAGCACCACGCCCCGCTCGGGCCTCGACTCATTCGGCCCGGCTCGGCCGGGTGTACTTGGAGAGCTTGGCCAGCACGAAGACCAGCCCGGCCGCCACCGCCACCGCGCCCCAGGCGGGCAGCCCGAGGCAGGCAGGCACCAGGGCCGCACCGGTCAGCACCAGGCAGGGCAGGTACCAGCGGGCGACCACCCGGACGCCGTCCCCGTACCGCAGCGCGATCGCCGCGTTGGCGGTGTAGAAGGCCAGCACTCCCCCGCAGAGCGCCCAGCGGGCGCCGACCGGCAGGTGGTGGTGCGGCTCGGCCACGGCGGTGCCGAGCGCGGCCGCGATCACCGTGATGCCGGAGACCAGCACGAACGGCAGGTACATCACGGTGTCCCGGATCGCGCCGGTGGCACCCGAGCTCACCGCCCGCTCCAGGCCCCGGGCGGCGTTGGCGGTGCCCCAGACGAAGAAGATCATCGCCAGCTCGGCCACCACCACGAACCCGAGCAGCGCCGTCAGCCCGGCGGCCACCGTGAAGTGGTCGGCGAGCGTCACCACGACGGTGAACACGCTCTCGCCCAGCACGATCACCACGAACAGGCCGATCCGCTCGACCAGGTGCTCGACCGCCAGCTCGTCGTAGAAGCCCCTGGTCAGCCCGGTCCTGACGGCCAGCAGCAGCACCTCCAGCGCGATCGCCAGCCCCCAGAGCACGAACCGCTGCGGGTTCGGCACCGCCGCCGAGAGCGCCCAGACGGCGGTCGGCACCAGGAAGTAGAGCAGCGGCCGCCAGATCGGCAGCGGGTCGTCGGCCAGCCGGGCCCGGCTCCACCAGATGAAGAAGGCCATCAGCCGCACCCAGGCGGCGCCCAGCGCGTACGCCCAGGCCCGGCTGCCCAGCCCCTCCGGCGCGGCGGCGGCCATCAGCCCGAGCGCGGGCATCGCCGCGAGCAGCATGGCCTGGGTCCGGGGGTTGGCCGAGCCGAACACGTTGACGGTGACCATCAGGTTGGCCCAGGCCCACCAGGCCGGGAAGAAGAGCACCAGGAAGGTGCCGAAGGCGCCCGGGCCGGGGTCGCCGTGCAGGTCGTGCGAGAGCACGCTGACGGTCACCACGAAGACCAGGTCGAAGAACAGCTCGAACCAGCCCGCCCGATGGTCCTCGGCGGCTGTCACTGCGGTGTCGCTCACGCCCCCACTCTGCGGGCGGCGGCGCCGCGTCGCACCCGACGCGCCGTCACCCCCGGCACCTCCCCGAGCTGTTCACCCCGCTGGCACCCGCAGGACGGCCAACACCGGGAGATGGTCGGTGGCCGCCACCAGGTCGGCCGCCGCCAGGCCCGGCAGCTCCTGCGGCACCCCGCAGGAGACCACCTCCACCTCCGGGCTCGCGAACACCGCGTCGATCCGCTGGTACGGATTCTCCGGCACCGAGCTGTACTCCCCGCCCCAGGGCGCCACCGCCCAGCCGTCCTGGTGGCCCGCGGCCAGCCGCCGCCAGCCCGGGCCGTCCGGGTGCTCGTTGAAGTCCCCCGCGATCACGGCCGCCTCGCCCGGCCGCGCCTGGCCCGGCAGCAGCCCGAACTGGCTCAGCCG from Kitasatospora sp. MMS16-BH015 encodes:
- a CDS encoding low temperature requirement protein A yields the protein MSDTAVTAAEDHRAGWFELFFDLVFVVTVSVLSHDLHGDPGPGAFGTFLVLFFPAWWAWANLMVTVNVFGSANPRTQAMLLAAMPALGLMAAAAPEGLGSRAWAYALGAAWVRLMAFFIWWSRARLADDPLPIWRPLLYFLVPTAVWALSAAVPNPQRFVLWGLAIALEVLLLAVRTGLTRGFYDELAVEHLVERIGLFVVIVLGESVFTVVVTLADHFTVAAGLTALLGFVVVAELAMIFFVWGTANAARGLERAVSSGATGAIRDTVMYLPFVLVSGITVIAAALGTAVAEPHHHLPVGARWALCGGVLAFYTANAAIALRYGDGVRVVARWYLPCLVLTGAALVPACLGLPAWGAVAVAAGLVFVLAKLSKYTRPSRAE